A stretch of Schaalia odontolytica DNA encodes these proteins:
- a CDS encoding S8 family peptidase, protein MRRTAARIGVVAALALSMGVAAVNAPSARAEEPGLVSAARADTDEMNYAINLAGTNPEDLQRALALVPGAGGAALASYPEIGTFFAQSATPSFAPDLAAALRQAGISIHSIGPTRVAPVLYYERVELPTDKKDEAPAPQSGAAGGLNSMRDETASAAPAEANEEIFNWGAVAMHAREAEAVNVKRAPVTVAVVDSGVEDTHPDLEGRVDTSRSVKCSVNGVATQDFYGWRDEFYHGTHVAGIIAANHNDIGIDGIAPEATIVAIQATNDNRLIYPEYVTCAFMWAASHGVDIVNNSYSMDPWVYWSPTDPEQAAGLEAATRSIKYAQDKGLAVIAAAGNEGVDIDNPWIDNGSPTDVPTPTKNRAVEGSIRVPSMLDGVAQVSAVGQAYNVKPGLSLGRAEFSNYGRTIDFAAPGDQIYSTATTLFYRSGYAVADGTSMATPHVSGVAALIKSVHPELTGAQVIKVMERQAEANYGRLNEPIDGREYRGYGFLDALDAVTDDLGRFDEAMAGEWVKDATGWWYYYEDGTYPASTSIQIRGETFRFDARGYMVTGWVLDGGRWFYHEASGAQVLGWANVNGTWYYLEPPTGAMVTGWAYVDDAWYYLSASGAMVTGWAYVDGAWYYLTPSGAMAIGWLNDGGSWYYLDVSGAMVTGTRQVDGVTYTFGPDGRMQ, encoded by the coding sequence GTCGTCGCCGCTCTCGCCCTGTCCATGGGCGTGGCCGCGGTGAACGCCCCCTCCGCCCGTGCTGAGGAGCCCGGACTCGTCTCCGCCGCCCGCGCCGACACCGACGAGATGAACTACGCGATCAACCTCGCGGGCACGAACCCCGAGGACCTCCAGCGGGCCCTCGCCCTCGTCCCCGGAGCCGGTGGCGCCGCCCTGGCCTCGTACCCGGAGATTGGTACCTTCTTCGCGCAGAGCGCCACGCCCTCGTTCGCGCCCGACCTGGCCGCCGCCCTGCGACAGGCCGGCATCTCCATCCACTCGATCGGCCCGACGCGCGTGGCCCCTGTCCTCTACTACGAGCGCGTCGAGCTGCCCACCGACAAGAAGGACGAGGCCCCCGCCCCGCAGTCGGGAGCGGCAGGCGGCCTGAATTCCATGCGCGATGAGACCGCGAGCGCCGCTCCCGCTGAAGCGAACGAGGAGATCTTCAACTGGGGCGCCGTCGCCATGCACGCGCGCGAGGCCGAGGCAGTCAACGTCAAGCGCGCCCCCGTCACCGTCGCGGTCGTGGACTCCGGCGTCGAGGACACGCATCCGGACCTGGAGGGGCGCGTCGATACGTCGCGTTCCGTGAAGTGCTCGGTGAACGGCGTTGCCACGCAGGACTTCTATGGGTGGCGCGATGAGTTCTACCACGGCACGCACGTCGCGGGCATTATCGCGGCTAACCATAACGACATTGGTATCGACGGCATCGCCCCTGAAGCGACCATCGTTGCCATTCAGGCGACCAATGACAACCGCCTCATTTACCCCGAGTACGTGACCTGTGCGTTCATGTGGGCGGCGAGCCACGGGGTGGACATCGTGAATAACTCCTACTCGATGGACCCGTGGGTCTACTGGAGCCCGACCGACCCGGAGCAGGCTGCGGGCCTCGAGGCGGCCACGCGGTCGATCAAGTACGCGCAGGACAAGGGACTGGCCGTCATCGCGGCGGCCGGCAATGAGGGCGTCGATATCGACAATCCGTGGATCGACAACGGATCACCGACCGACGTTCCCACGCCGACGAAGAATCGCGCGGTGGAAGGCAGTATCCGCGTTCCCTCCATGCTCGACGGCGTCGCCCAGGTGAGCGCGGTCGGTCAGGCGTACAACGTGAAGCCGGGCCTGTCCCTGGGCCGCGCCGAGTTCTCCAACTACGGTCGCACGATTGATTTTGCCGCCCCGGGCGACCAGATCTACTCCACGGCCACGACGCTCTTCTACCGCAGCGGCTACGCGGTCGCCGACGGCACCTCCATGGCGACCCCGCACGTGTCGGGCGTCGCGGCCCTCATCAAGTCGGTGCACCCGGAGCTCACGGGCGCCCAGGTCATCAAGGTGATGGAGAGGCAGGCTGAGGCTAATTACGGACGCCTCAATGAGCCGATCGACGGCAGGGAGTACCGAGGCTACGGCTTCCTCGATGCGCTCGATGCGGTGACGGATGATCTGGGACGGTTCGACGAGGCCATGGCTGGTGAGTGGGTCAAGGATGCCACAGGCTGGTGGTACTACTACGAGGACGGAACCTACCCGGCCTCGACCTCGATTCAGATCCGCGGGGAGACCTTCCGCTTCGATGCACGCGGCTACATGGTGACCGGATGGGTGCTTGACGGTGGCCGGTGGTTCTACCACGAGGCCTCGGGGGCCCAGGTATTGGGCTGGGCCAACGTGAATGGCACCTGGTACTACCTGGAACCCCCCACGGGTGCGATGGTGACCGGTTGGGCTTATGTCGATGATGCCTGGTACTACTTGAGCGCTTCGGGTGCGATGGTGACCGGTTGGGCTTACGTCGATGGTGCCTGGTACTACCTCACGCCCTCCGGCGCGATGGCAATTGGCTGGTTGAACGACGGTGGGTCCTGGTACTACCTGGACGTGTCCGGTGCGATGGTCACCGGCACTCGGCAGGTGGATGGTGTGACCTACACCTTCGGCCCGGACGGTCGCATGCAGTAG
- a CDS encoding S8 family serine peptidase encodes MRRNVARIGLVAALALSMGVATATAPPTRADDRTGLIAPARASAGLMNYAINLSPQASAEDLARATSLVASAGGVTLASYPELGTFFAQSESASFAPDLAAALGKAGISVHSVGPTRVAAVPEGERQAAPDPQPAPQSGEASPAQSGAQSGAQSGAQSGGPSSLRGQSATEADKPEEVVNWGAQAMSATDAAAVPIAHAPVTVGVIDTGIDDTHPDLVGRVDTSRSVSCGHNGIPSQAYGSWRDDYFHGTHVAGIIAANHNGIGIDGIAPTATLVSIKASNDEQLMYPEYVTCGFMWAASHGVDIVNNSYSMDPWVYWSPSDPEQAAGLEAATRAIAYAQGKGLAVIASAGNDGMDNDNVTTDSGSPTDLDTPIKDRPVKDGVKVPAMVEGVSQVSAATRTNVETKPEWANLKRADFSNYGKSVDFTAPGQDIYSTVPTSIFSSGYAKTSGTSMATPHITGIAALIKSIHPGFQGKQITDLMRKQAAMEYTRLEAPEDGKEFRGYGFINALTTMRRDQPQPTVQTLQYRVGKGEWKDVHGATLPAGPVTFYTEAIAPISHLHMDVAGLASVDRDGSGKFFDSALGASIENVDLSALLPEGTDSVTARVQVSATGINFDRQADDDTGREAVFTVSRDPNAAATPAPAPDTDAPAPSGPAKAGITAPARSNDQLPANYAVNLPKGTDNATFQRAAAQASFHGGLLLAQYPAFGTFFVQSASPTFSPDLGAALVKEGISYDSIGPTRQAPVGGNEAMVPISYETRVAADAAIAAAPRSQGAQSDQDAALTPDPQTGNGWHLQALRALEAQGVDVMRAPVTVGIMDQSIDDTVPDLVGQVDHDKSVSCSFNGIPNRDPAAWRWDDATHGTHVAGSIAAKHDGVGVDGVNPTLRIAAINVASRNGGFFYPEYIVCGFVWAAEHGISVTNGSYYVDPWKYWLPNDPEQAAGQEAVQRAVDYATSKDVINVVAAGNFSTDLDNLPTTDDSAPGDTWGAHERDVTGAVYMPPKLRGTLSVSALQLPEGADPATGVLEPASWSNWGANSIDFAAPGAKIYAPLTSWYGKAYGNLYGTSQASPLAAAVIATLRQVHPEMNAEQIIALAKKQAGDPSNWDRLKPVEGREYRGAGLPNALDAVLKDQAKPVIGSVEYSTDGTTWQPLAGESVAGRVSIRVTVSGPVTSARLLVGEREVVTGVGNGAFEGNSVMLQADGVDVSHPNGTGRFAGAATVTVEAMGRNNDSRADDDATLQVPFTVSPDQVGPDEARSGRWVSGAFGWWWRYEDGTYPTSTQLRIDGAIYRFDARGYMVTGWVSEGGHWFYYGPSGGQASGWMQVRGTWYYLDPISGEMASGWTKVRDTWYYLGSSGAMRTGWMRDGSTWYYLSDSGAMTTGWARIGSSWYHFATSGAMSTGWVKDGGSWFYLSSSGAMVTGARWIDGTRYVFDDEGRLQE; translated from the coding sequence ATGCGCCGCAATGTTGCACGCATCGGGCTCGTCGCCGCCCTCGCCCTGTCCATGGGCGTGGCCACAGCGACCGCCCCACCCACCCGGGCCGACGATCGCACCGGCCTCATCGCGCCCGCTCGCGCCAGCGCCGGCCTGATGAACTACGCCATCAACCTCAGCCCTCAGGCCAGCGCCGAGGACCTTGCGCGCGCGACCTCGCTCGTCGCATCCGCCGGTGGCGTCACGCTGGCCTCCTATCCGGAGCTGGGAACGTTCTTTGCCCAGAGCGAGTCGGCATCGTTCGCCCCGGACCTGGCCGCAGCCCTGGGGAAGGCCGGAATTTCCGTGCACTCGGTGGGCCCGACGCGCGTGGCCGCCGTGCCCGAGGGGGAGCGCCAGGCCGCTCCCGACCCACAGCCGGCCCCGCAGTCCGGCGAGGCGAGCCCGGCTCAGTCCGGAGCCCAGTCGGGCGCTCAATCCGGAGCGCAGTCGGGTGGCCCGTCCTCCCTGCGCGGACAGAGTGCGACCGAGGCCGATAAACCCGAGGAGGTCGTCAACTGGGGAGCCCAGGCGATGAGTGCCACCGACGCCGCGGCTGTGCCGATCGCTCACGCGCCCGTCACCGTCGGCGTCATCGACACCGGCATCGACGACACGCACCCTGACCTCGTGGGTCGCGTCGACACCTCCCGTTCCGTCTCCTGCGGGCACAACGGCATCCCTTCTCAGGCCTACGGGTCTTGGCGTGACGACTACTTCCACGGCACACACGTCGCGGGCATCATCGCCGCCAACCACAACGGCATCGGCATCGATGGCATTGCGCCGACCGCGACCCTCGTGTCCATCAAGGCCTCCAACGACGAGCAGCTCATGTACCCCGAGTACGTGACCTGCGGCTTCATGTGGGCCGCCAGCCACGGCGTCGACATCGTCAACAACTCCTACTCGATGGATCCCTGGGTCTACTGGAGCCCGAGCGATCCCGAGCAGGCTGCCGGCCTCGAGGCCGCGACCCGCGCCATCGCATACGCGCAGGGTAAGGGGCTGGCCGTCATCGCCTCGGCGGGCAACGACGGCATGGACAACGACAACGTCACGACCGACAGCGGGTCGCCGACCGACCTCGACACCCCGATCAAGGACCGCCCCGTGAAGGACGGCGTAAAGGTCCCCGCCATGGTCGAGGGCGTCAGCCAGGTCAGCGCCGCCACGCGCACCAACGTCGAGACCAAGCCCGAATGGGCGAACCTCAAGCGCGCCGACTTCTCCAACTACGGCAAGAGCGTCGACTTCACCGCGCCGGGGCAGGACATCTACTCGACCGTACCCACGTCGATCTTCTCCTCGGGTTACGCCAAGACCAGCGGCACCTCCATGGCCACGCCCCACATCACGGGCATCGCCGCGCTCATTAAGTCGATCCACCCGGGATTCCAGGGCAAGCAGATCACCGACCTCATGCGCAAGCAGGCCGCCATGGAATACACGCGCCTGGAAGCGCCCGAGGACGGCAAGGAATTCCGCGGTTACGGCTTCATCAACGCGCTGACCACCATGCGCCGCGACCAGCCTCAGCCGACCGTCCAGACCCTGCAGTACCGGGTCGGCAAGGGCGAATGGAAGGACGTGCACGGAGCGACCCTGCCGGCCGGCCCCGTCACCTTCTACACCGAGGCGATCGCCCCGATCAGCCACCTGCACATGGATGTTGCCGGCCTGGCATCCGTCGACCGCGACGGCTCGGGCAAGTTCTTCGATAGTGCACTGGGTGCCTCGATCGAAAACGTGGATCTCAGCGCACTGCTGCCCGAGGGCACGGACTCCGTGACCGCCCGTGTCCAGGTCAGCGCCACCGGCATCAACTTCGATCGCCAGGCCGACGACGACACGGGCCGCGAGGCCGTCTTCACCGTCTCGCGCGACCCGAACGCCGCTGCGACCCCGGCCCCCGCGCCAGACACCGACGCGCCCGCGCCGTCGGGCCCCGCCAAGGCCGGCATCACCGCCCCCGCGCGCAGCAACGACCAGCTGCCCGCCAACTACGCGGTCAACCTGCCCAAGGGCACCGATAACGCCACCTTCCAGCGTGCGGCGGCCCAGGCCTCGTTCCACGGTGGCCTGTTGCTGGCGCAGTACCCGGCCTTCGGCACGTTCTTCGTGCAGTCGGCATCGCCCACCTTCTCGCCCGACCTGGGCGCGGCGCTCGTGAAGGAGGGCATCAGCTACGACTCGATCGGCCCGACCCGCCAGGCGCCCGTCGGCGGTAACGAGGCCATGGTTCCCATCTCCTACGAGACCCGAGTTGCGGCGGATGCGGCGATTGCGGCCGCGCCCCGCTCGCAGGGCGCACAGAGTGACCAGGACGCGGCCCTCACCCCGGACCCGCAGACCGGCAACGGATGGCACCTCCAAGCCCTGCGAGCCCTCGAGGCGCAAGGCGTGGACGTCATGCGCGCGCCCGTCACGGTGGGCATCATGGACCAGTCCATCGATGACACCGTGCCGGACCTGGTCGGACAGGTCGATCACGACAAGTCTGTGTCCTGCTCGTTTAACGGCATCCCGAACCGCGACCCCGCCGCGTGGCGCTGGGACGACGCGACCCACGGCACGCACGTGGCCGGTTCGATTGCTGCGAAGCATGACGGCGTGGGCGTGGACGGCGTGAACCCGACGCTGCGCATCGCCGCGATCAACGTGGCCTCGCGTAACGGCGGATTCTTCTACCCCGAGTACATCGTGTGTGGCTTCGTGTGGGCTGCTGAGCACGGCATCTCGGTGACCAATGGTTCGTACTACGTGGACCCGTGGAAGTACTGGCTCCCCAACGACCCCGAGCAGGCCGCGGGCCAGGAGGCTGTGCAGCGCGCGGTCGACTACGCGACCTCGAAGGATGTTATCAACGTCGTGGCCGCCGGTAACTTCTCGACCGACCTGGACAACCTGCCCACGACCGACGACTCGGCCCCCGGCGACACCTGGGGTGCGCACGAGCGCGATGTGACGGGCGCGGTCTACATGCCGCCGAAGCTGCGCGGCACGCTCTCCGTGTCCGCCCTGCAGCTTCCCGAGGGTGCCGACCCTGCCACCGGCGTGCTCGAGCCGGCCTCCTGGTCGAACTGGGGTGCGAACAGCATCGACTTCGCCGCCCCCGGCGCGAAGATCTACGCGCCGCTGACGAGCTGGTACGGCAAGGCCTACGGCAACCTGTACGGCACCTCGCAGGCCTCGCCTCTGGCAGCCGCCGTCATCGCGACGCTGCGCCAGGTCCACCCGGAGATGAATGCCGAGCAGATCATCGCCCTGGCCAAGAAGCAGGCGGGGGATCCGTCGAACTGGGATCGTCTCAAGCCCGTCGAGGGCCGCGAGTACCGAGGCGCGGGCCTGCCCAACGCCCTGGACGCCGTCCTTAAGGACCAGGCGAAGCCCGTCATCGGCAGCGTCGAATACTCCACCGATGGCACCACGTGGCAGCCGCTGGCGGGGGAGAGCGTCGCCGGACGCGTCTCCATCCGCGTGACGGTGAGCGGTCCGGTGACCTCCGCGCGTCTCCTCGTCGGTGAGCGTGAAGTCGTGACCGGCGTGGGCAACGGCGCCTTCGAGGGCAACTCGGTGATGCTGCAGGCCGACGGCGTGGACGTGTCCCACCCGAACGGCACGGGACGCTTCGCGGGCGCCGCGACGGTCACGGTCGAGGCCATGGGCCGCAACAACGACTCGCGGGCCGACGACGATGCGACGCTCCAGGTTCCCTTCACGGTCAGCCCCGACCAGGTCGGCCCCGACGAGGCCCGCTCGGGCCGCTGGGTCTCCGGCGCCTTCGGCTGGTGGTGGCGCTACGAGGACGGTACCTACCCGACCTCGACGCAGCTGCGCATCGACGGGGCGATCTACCGCTTCGACGCCCGCGGGTACATGGTGACCGGCTGGGTCAGCGAGGGCGGCCACTGGTTCTACTACGGACCCTCCGGCGGCCAGGCCTCTGGCTGGATGCAGGTGCGCGGAACCTGGTACTACCTGGATCCCATCAGTGGCGAGATGGCGAGTGGTTGGACCAAGGTGCGCGACACCTGGTACTACCTGGGTTCCTCGGGCGCGATGCGCACGGGATGGATGCGCGACGGCTCCACCTGGTACTACCTGTCCGACTCCGGCGCGATGACCACAGGCTGGGCACGCATCGGATCCTCCTGGTACCACTTCGCCACCTCCGGCGCGATGAGCACCGGCTGGGTGAAGGACGGCGGCTCCTGGTTCTACCTCTCCTCCTCCGGGGCGATGGTGACCGGGGCGCGCTGGATCGACGGCACGCGCTACGTGTTCGACGACGAGGGTCGCCTCCAGGAGTAA
- a CDS encoding ribbon-helix-helix domain-containing protein yields MSERLLHGKPVSDEQIQAWADEAERGYDLTKLAPPRPGRPSVGKGPGVAVTVRLDEQTLSALMERAASEGIDSRSDAIRAAVREWTHVA; encoded by the coding sequence ATGAGTGAGCGTCTTCTTCATGGAAAGCCCGTCAGCGATGAACAGATTCAGGCGTGGGCTGATGAGGCTGAGCGCGGCTATGACCTGACCAAGCTGGCGCCCCCGCGTCCGGGCCGTCCTTCCGTCGGGAAGGGGCCGGGAGTGGCCGTCACGGTGCGTTTGGACGAGCAGACGCTCAGCGCGCTGATGGAACGTGCTGCTTCTGAGGGGATCGATAGCCGTTCCGACGCGATACGTGCTGCGGTGCGTGAGTGGACCCATGTCGCCTAA
- a CDS encoding DUF5692 family protein — protein sequence MGTVTPPDYPTLFFFEVGQWWDYAMLLLVIVLLAGGAWLAQRNMWVVLALFVVVPIALTIFWWPHSTAGTASAGWFPIVKQYSALAGSLCLVALQVFPRLRYNRWYLIIPPAILAVNIAEAVVRDFQCYGIHGVDPSQGMVTWGGPWNIMNGIAGILNLLAISGWVGIFMSKGKERSLIWGDLTIGWIIAYDLWNLAYVYNCLADRAWYSGVALLASCTIPALMKFGRGAWIQYRAYTLTLWSAVVLTFPHFMQDSMFAHRSAHNPWAMVILSAAALVANVWVFAAHVRTIVSKRRNPLTQEVHADEATYASWVRDLASDEDKELIAARLGTTPEKAGFTSARER from the coding sequence ATGGGCACCGTCACTCCCCCGGACTACCCGACGCTCTTCTTTTTCGAGGTCGGCCAGTGGTGGGACTACGCGATGCTCCTCCTCGTCATCGTGCTCCTCGCCGGCGGGGCGTGGCTGGCCCAGCGCAACATGTGGGTGGTCCTCGCGCTCTTCGTGGTCGTGCCCATCGCGCTGACCATCTTCTGGTGGCCGCACTCGACGGCGGGGACGGCCTCGGCGGGCTGGTTCCCGATCGTGAAACAGTACTCGGCGCTGGCGGGGTCCCTGTGCCTCGTCGCCCTGCAAGTCTTCCCGAGGCTGCGCTACAACCGCTGGTACCTGATCATCCCACCCGCGATCCTGGCGGTGAACATCGCCGAGGCCGTGGTGCGCGACTTCCAGTGCTACGGGATTCACGGGGTGGATCCCTCGCAGGGGATGGTCACGTGGGGCGGGCCGTGGAACATCATGAACGGCATTGCCGGCATCTTGAACCTGCTCGCCATCTCCGGGTGGGTCGGGATCTTCATGTCCAAAGGCAAGGAACGCTCCCTCATCTGGGGTGACCTGACGATCGGGTGGATCATCGCCTACGACCTGTGGAACCTCGCCTACGTGTACAACTGCCTGGCGGACCGGGCGTGGTACTCGGGCGTGGCGCTACTGGCCTCGTGCACGATCCCGGCGCTCATGAAGTTCGGGCGAGGCGCGTGGATCCAGTACCGGGCGTACACGCTCACGCTGTGGTCGGCCGTCGTGCTCACGTTCCCGCATTTCATGCAGGATTCGATGTTCGCCCACCGCAGCGCCCACAACCCCTGGGCGATGGTCATCCTCTCGGCGGCCGCCCTCGTGGCGAACGTGTGGGTGTTCGCGGCGCACGTGCGCACGATCGTCTCCAAGCGGCGTAACCCGCTCACGCAGGAGGTCCACGCCGACGAGGCCACCTACGCCTCGTGGGTCCGTGACCTCGCCTCCGATGAGGACAAGGAGCTGATCGCCGCACGCCTGGGCACAACGCCCGAGAAGGCGGGCTTCACGTCCGCCAGAGAAAGGTAG
- a CDS encoding DUF5692 family protein, whose translation MDSLFLWELGTPKVYLIWLLVLAAQIVVAEINRRWNWTIFAVWTVGGIALMPYAWIHGTPMVGWFPFGKYAIMILTATMTGTVLVYAKRNPVKAHKYAIWLGVALWIGLAVNIMEANIRDLTIYFNADAYYACGADWQCLKGVNDAHTIDMIAGLPEARGVTAELHSQQWYQEVAANLSARHVGIDPETGFRTIGGYWNLLSAAAGLLNIITITGLGKIIVTSPGKRSVRGLIWVDMVWPWVIAYDLWNHAFLYNSLADYTWYCTLALLLACTIPAFTWAKGQWIWFRCFTLVFWISMNTLLPEVLVPPSDIFNFATMDPRANIACAALALAANVALFAYWLYKIVAYKRNPITGVLYCELAEFRTIVREHCDDKDKYFLVDRIPETPEELGFESDSPTPPADGYRAWMPWWKGEDRRHPSKRS comes from the coding sequence GTGGACTCGCTTTTCCTGTGGGAGCTTGGGACTCCCAAGGTCTATCTCATCTGGCTGCTGGTGCTCGCTGCCCAGATCGTCGTCGCGGAGATTAACCGGCGGTGGAACTGGACGATCTTTGCCGTGTGGACCGTCGGCGGCATCGCCCTCATGCCATACGCGTGGATCCACGGGACACCCATGGTGGGGTGGTTCCCGTTCGGCAAGTACGCGATCATGATCCTGACAGCCACCATGACGGGCACGGTGCTGGTGTACGCGAAGCGCAACCCGGTCAAGGCCCACAAGTACGCGATCTGGCTGGGCGTGGCCCTGTGGATCGGCCTGGCCGTCAACATCATGGAGGCGAACATCCGCGACCTGACGATCTACTTCAACGCGGATGCGTACTACGCGTGCGGTGCAGACTGGCAGTGCCTGAAGGGCGTCAACGATGCGCACACGATCGACATGATTGCCGGCCTGCCCGAGGCCAGGGGCGTCACCGCCGAGCTGCACTCCCAGCAGTGGTATCAGGAGGTCGCCGCCAACCTCTCCGCCCGCCACGTCGGCATCGATCCGGAGACGGGCTTCCGCACGATTGGCGGCTACTGGAACCTGCTGTCCGCCGCGGCCGGCCTGCTCAACATCATCACGATCACGGGCCTGGGCAAGATCATCGTGACCTCGCCCGGGAAGCGCTCCGTGCGAGGCCTCATCTGGGTGGACATGGTGTGGCCGTGGGTGATCGCCTACGACCTGTGGAACCACGCGTTCTTGTACAACTCGCTGGCCGACTACACGTGGTACTGCACGCTCGCTCTGCTGCTCGCCTGCACGATCCCTGCGTTCACGTGGGCAAAGGGCCAGTGGATCTGGTTCCGCTGCTTCACGCTAGTCTTCTGGATCTCCATGAACACCCTCCTGCCCGAGGTCTTGGTCCCTCCTTCGGACATCTTCAACTTCGCGACGATGGACCCGCGCGCGAACATCGCGTGCGCGGCCCTGGCGCTCGCGGCCAACGTCGCGCTTTTCGCCTACTGGCTGTACAAGATCGTGGCGTACAAGAGGAATCCGATCACGGGCGTCCTGTACTGCGAGCTGGCCGAGTTCCGCACCATCGTGCGCGAGCACTGCGACGACAAGGACAAGTACTTCCTCGTCGACAGAATCCCAGAAACCCCCGAGGAGCTCGGCTTCGAGTCCGACTCGCCCACGCCGCCCGCTGATGGCTACCGTGCCTGGATGCCCTGGTGGAAGGGAGAGGATCGGCGGCACCCGTCAAAGCGCTCGTAG